A stretch of DNA from Glycine max cultivar Williams 82 chromosome 18, Glycine_max_v4.0, whole genome shotgun sequence:
TATCTACCACGTGGGCATAAAAATTAAGCAATTGGCCTATGGAGAgaaaattgatgaaattaaaCACATAGCAAGAAGTTgaagtaatttctttaattgcCATCAAGTTTTGGAAGGAGTTGGAGCTTGATGGAGGGTATGGCAAACATTTGTGATGATGCAACCGATGGCGACAATGCGTTCCTAACCATGTTTGGTGGCGATGAAAGTGGTGGCAGTGGCGGTAGCGGTGGCAGAAGCGGTGGTGATCAGGGTGGTGGCAATGTGGAGGATGTGGCTCTGAAGAAGGGTCCTTGGACAACTGCAGAGGATGCTATTCTAACGGATTATGTGACAAAACATGGTGAAGGGAATTGGAATGCAGTGCAGAGGAACACGGGGTTGAATAGATGTGGCAAGAGTTGTAGGCTCAGATGGGCTAACCATTTGAGGCCCAATTTGAAAAAGGGTGCATTCTCACCTGAGGAAGAAAAGATCATTGTTGATCTTCATTCACAGTTTGGCAACAAATGGGCCAGAATGGCTGCTTTGGTATGCATTTCCAGAAAGCAATTTTTGTTATGAATATATTGTATCTGCAAATATATCTAATTAATCAAAAACTCaagatacaataaaaaaaaaaatgtgaattctTTATTGATTGACATGTTATCTTAAAGGTTTAACATGTTTGATAATGCCTGGAAACCTGGTGAACATTAATATTAGCctttcagaaagaaaaaaaatggcgaTGGCTGGTGTAGCATGTTTAATGTTAGACATGTCATATATTAAAGTCATGGCTGTTATAACATGTTTAAATATTAGACATGTCATATGAAAGTGATCCTTAATGTAACATGATTGAATATACTATTTCATTTACATGACATGTTATAATCAATTTTTGTTTCCATCTCTTTCATTTGGTTTAACATCTTTTGAGAAAAAAGATATGCATAAAATTGAAACACATCATGTTAAAATTTAGCATGAGAACTCATATTTGGGTTTAGATTTTGAACTCTggtttcttttgttgtttttgttgtgacATAGTTACCTGGGAGAACAGACAATGAAATAAAGAACTATTGGAACACAAGGATTAAACGCCGCCAAAGGCAGGGTCTCCCTCTCTATTCAGATGAGCATGATCATAACCATCGTTCCACAACACCAACCTCTCCCACCACACCTTCCCCATGCCTCACACCAACAGGATCAAACCCCAACATTGCCACAAGTTTTGAGTTCTTCaatcaaaaccaacaacaacaacaacaataccaACACCAATACCaataccaacaacaacaacaccctCTATCTCCAACTGCATCTCATCATTCCCCTCTCAGTTCCCCTCTTCAACACAGACAACCCTTCACCTCTTCATCACCTCACAATTTCTTAGACCATTCACCTCTTCCACTCTCCTCCTCTTCACCCTCCCCTCTCTCCTTCTCCTTCCAAAAACCAGCACCAATGCTAAGCACCCCTCTTCGCTTCAAGCGCTACCGCACCTCTCCAAGCTACAACAACCACCTCTCTGACCCTCCTCTCACCACCCAATTCCCTCACCTTGATGGATTCAGGTTCCCAGTTTCTTCAGGCTTTTCTCAGTTTTTTCAGCCCTCTTTATTAGACTCCGATCGAGGcgtttcttcttcctcctctttgGCTTTCCAACCCAAGTTGGAGCTCCCTTCAAGCCAGTATTATAAACCACCCCATGAGCAAGACATTAAGCTTGACATTGAGTTCAATGATCCTTCTTTTCAAAGTAGTAGTAGTGGCTTTCTGGGGGATCTTCTCTTCGAGGCTCAGGCAATGGCTTCAGGCCAGAACTCAAAGAAACGAGGTTACTTGAGTTTGaatgagagaaatgatgtgtttGATGCATGCCAAAGCTTTGAGAACTTTCCATCTAGCTCTCTTTACTGGCCTTCTTCAACTTCTGGTTGGTTTCTTGATAGATAGTTACTAGTTAGTTACAGTTAGTTACCTTGTGTATCTTTGCTTCATTctcttattgttgttgttgtttgatttacttgagttcatttatttgttttggatAAACTGAGCCAGTTACTTAAATGTTTGTAgtactgtttttttttacaacaaatgTTTGTAGTCCTGTTCTTCAATCAGAATTGGAATTTGTTAATCCACttaataaaatgttataaaGATGAAATTCCAATTCTGATTAGACAAGAACACTAAAGCACATAAGAAACTATATCTATGTTAtgttctacttttttttatgatgcaTTATTAATGTTACACTTTGCTTTGATTGTTTGAATGTTGTACTCAGTTCTTGTCTTAGACACACTAACCAGTTGGCTCTGATATCGAACAGAATATGATTGCATTAATTTTGGCTTGTCATTTTGTTTTAGTCTCGACAACCTTTTCTACCTATATGTGCCGTATGATGAATTGAGTATTAATTTGACCTGCCAAGTTTAGTATAGACAGAGAGTTGATTATCCTAAAATTGGAATGAAGTTGGTTTATTTAACTATTCCTTGTAGCTGTATACATGCTGAATGGATGGTACGTAGTCTTCGGCGTGTTGGAATACAAAAAACATTACTTTATTGTGGAAAACAAggaatatactattttttagtCTGCCCAATCGCTACATGTACCACTATTATTACTAATTTCTCCCATGGTTATTCTTGATATTATCTCTAagacttttgaaaaacaattggTGGTACGCTGTTTTCATTTCTTCAAGTGTATGTTCTGTTCAGGTAGCATCATCTATAGTGTAAAATATGACTAGGatgtttaaatttatatgttaaaacaatgtttattttaataaaataagtagttttatgttaatttaatatgattgtctaaatttttttgtttaaaaaacaattttttgtttattttaagaaataaatcttatctgtttattaaaaaactatttttttaagaaaaacacatattttaaaaatatatatataattttaaacaaactaaTCCCATATAGTTGATTAAATTTACGtaaagttttgaaattttttatcactGATTCCATTTGAATGATCTATACATGCAGAACCAAAACCAAAGGAAGAGGCACCGGACTTCAGTAAATTCATGAATGAGGAGGTGTCATCATTGCTTACAGTGGTTCCATCTTCCAGTATGCATGGTCATGAGTGGCACAATAACAGTGCCACAGAAGTGTCCAATGTCCAATCGTCTGGTAGTGGCAAGACAGATGACAATTTTGTACTTGATATCAAACCCATAACTTCATTGTTTCCTCTCTCCAACACCGCAAGCCATGATGAAAACCAAGGATGCTACTCTTGGGACAATTTACCTGGTCTCTTCTAAGGTTGATCAAGATTGAAATGATTTCCATAATAGttaattatgaatatattttgggattaaattatatagaaatttataaaaaaaaatctatttttttagtaaataattgttaaattaatattatttaagtttttgtgcagcCAATATTAAAAGTGAAGAATTTACGATGCTCAATCAGTTTTAATAAAGCTcgagctaattaaggaaagaagaattaattaaagaaacaagCTTACTGAGGAAAgcagactaattaaggaaagaagactAATTGAGGAATGCTagactaattaagaaaagaataataattaaggaaagcatgactaattaaaaaaagtaaaggcAGACTTActgcaaaagaagaagaaagaagaaggaaaagaaacagAAATTTCAGGAGAATACAATTTCCTATAAAAGACAACGGCTCGAAATAGGAGAAGCAAACATCGGGAGTCATTTCTTCcttccattccctttcttattttttccccctttactaaatattttcctcttgcaattgtaaaacctctatgacaatgagaggctaaaccctctTTGTTGAGAATTCTTATCTATTTATGAATGTTACATTAGCAATATCTTTAcctgtgcttaatattattacttgtggcttgatcacccatttgcacgGTAAGTTTTAGGAGTAGCGTTGAGAAACGTTATTTTCTACTAGAAGTGGGAAAggatatctaaataaagtcatctctAGGGAtagattgatatttgtttagcttGTTATACATATATATCCTTAATGTAATTCACCATTTTAGCTCTGCAAAGGGATTTaggagaaaatagaaaaattaggtTTTTTCATGCGGGAGACCAAAGTCAGAGTATACTACTAGATTTAAgtgtaaattggaataattataaatagagaaaaattattaatattacatcaaatagTAGCTCTGGTAGGCTAAATttccaacattctcatcttctgaatttccttctacaataatattgaattttgtcatcttttctttctttaattaattaatttaaattcttgtttgatttaattttctaccaatttaaattattgtttttttacaacgtttccaaatcttttttttaatcaaatattcatCTACATAAGTATAAACAAAGTCCttgtggatacgatactcgaacttccgttttaactttactactttgAAGAATTGGTGCATTTgtcaatccatcaacaagtttttggcatCGTTGCCggggattttgttctttgtactTGGTATTTTGGATATTCTATTTTTAACTGTATTCTTccttaacttttcaaatttaaatgataaaaaaaagtatctttTTCTTGTGAGTCTATACTTGCAGGATGAAACCTCAGAAGAATTTGATCCATGGTGTTCTAAGCATCTTGAAAGCATATAATTAGGGGTCATTCACCCACCACCggtaaattgtgatttttgtggaggagaacatttcaataataattatcatCTCTACTTCATGGAAAATTCTTGGTGGGAACAAGAGTTACACCCTTACAATCAAtataatcaatatgaagaaaaaaagacatTCTCATATGGAGAATGTGTTGATGCAATTCATGGAAACATCCCAAGCTAGCTTCAAagccaatcaaaactcaattcaAAATTTGGAGATTCAGGTTGACGTGAGTTACTCCATGAAAAATTATTGGTAGGAGCAAGAGTTACAAccttacaatcaatatgaagaagaaataatttttaattttgagaatGTGTTGATAAAATTCATGGAAACATCTTAAGCTAATCAACACGCAATTCAAAATCTAGAAATTCAAGTTGGTAAGCTAGCAAAAGAAGTGGCTAAATTACCCTTTTTGGTCACAAGGGAAAAAAACTTTGTAGAGATTAAAGTTCATGAGAAAAGTCTTGTAGAAGAGCATGATTCAAGAGAAAAAGGTGAAGACAAAAGTGAGGAGAGAACATAAAAACAATGGGAAAAGTGTTCACAAGTAGAAATTCCACAAGAAAgtattctccaagtcaatacccCTCCTCATCAACTGATTGGCAAGGAAGAAAGGCACGAAGAACGTGATAAATCTTTAAGTGTCATTCTCtccttgatcacccatttgcattatcttttcttgtgcttaatattactgcttgtggcttgatcacccatttgcatgttAATTTTTAGGAGTAGCGTTGGAAAACGTTATTTCCTAATAGAACTCGGAAAggatatctaaataaagtcatcactaggaataggttgatatttttttagcctgttatacatctctattcttaatgcaatttactattttagctctacaaaggaatttgggagagaaaatagataaattaagttCTTTCATGCGAGGGACTAAAGTTAGAGTATACTAATAGATGTAGgtgtaaattggaataattataaatagagaaaaattattaacattacatcaaagagaAGCTCTGGTAGGCTAAGTTCTCAACATTCTTATCTTCTGAATTTTCTtctacaataatattaaattttctcatcttttctgtctttaattaattaattagtttaaattcttatttgatttaatttttttgtcaatttaaattatttttttctacaacctttccaaatctttttcttaatcaaacaTTCATCTacataagtacaaacaaagtccttaTAGATACGGTACTCGAACTTccgttttaactttactacttgggacAAATTTGTGCACTTGTCAATCCATCAACAGTTTCAAAGTTGTGTACCAAGATAATTTTAGAAGCTATTTATAATGTTAATGAAGAAGTTTCGTGTTGGATGCAAATGATATCGTTGTTGTTTGAAACCGTTAGACTAGCCATTGATTATGTTGATATTTTATGCCTTAGGATGTGTTcgattcaaatttattattgtaattCCTATACTCAAGGAATATAGCGTGTTGGGTAATCAAGCTCTCATAAACAAAATTACACATACCTACAAAGGATCGTGAGAATACAACAAAGATTTTatcgtataaaaaataataacgaaTGAAGAATTTAGCGTGGTTCAGCACATCTTGCTTACATTCAGAGAGTTATCTCAAAAGTATTTCgttatcacaaaaatgattacaagattatAACTCATTCTAAATTATATATCACTCTACAAACTCGAGTACATCACTCAAtagttacaagaaatgataacacttttacacaataatatttttctctcaacaaagtaACTTTATTTCACActctctcttctcacacactctctcttcatGTCTGTCTTCTCTACTAATTATCTTAtctatttatag
This window harbors:
- the LOC102659401 gene encoding transcription factor MYB101 produces the protein MEGMANICDDATDGDNAFLTMFGGDESGGSGGSGGRSGGDQGGGNVEDVALKKGPWTTAEDAILTDYVTKHGEGNWNAVQRNTGLNRCGKSCRLRWANHLRPNLKKGAFSPEEEKIIVDLHSQFGNKWARMAALLPGRTDNEIKNYWNTRIKRRQRQGLPLYSDEHDHNHRSTTPTSPTTPSPCLTPTGSNPNIATSFEFFNQNQQQQQQYQHQYQYQQQQHPLSPTASHHSPLSSPLQHRQPFTSSSPHNFLDHSPLPLSSSSPSPLSFSFQKPAPMLSTPLRFKRYRTSPSYNNHLSDPPLTTQFPHLDGFRFPVSSGFSQFFQPSLLDSDRGVSSSSSLAFQPKLELPSSQYYKPPHEQDIKLDIEFNDPSFQSSSSGFLGDLLFEAQAMASGQNSKKRGYLSLNERNDVFDACQSFENFPSSSLYWPSSTSEPKPKEEAPDFSKFMNEEVSSLLTVVPSSSMHGHEWHNNSATEVSNVQSSGSGKTDDNFVLDIKPITSLFPLSNTASHDENQGCYSWDNLPGLF